TGACGCCGGGCTTCGGCGCGACGTTCGGCCGGCTGCGGCCGGACATGCTCCAGCGGCTGGAGGACCTGATGGCGCTGGAGCACCTGCCGCCCGCGCCCTGGCGGGCCCGGGTCAGCTTCGGCCTGGATGCCGTGTCGCGGATGCCCTGACGTTTCCGTCCAGGGCACCCGCGCTCGAGGCCGTTACAGCGGGTTGTACGGGTAGCCGCCGGCCTCTTCCAGGCCCGTGACGATGGTCTCGCGCAGCTCCGCCGGGTCGTACGGCGTGAAGGCGTCCAGCGCGGACAGGCGCTTCAACTCCAGCGTGAGCGCGTCCCCCTTGAGGGTGGCGCAGAGCGCGCGGCGGGTGCGCTCGAAGACGCGGGCGGTGGACTCCATCGCGTACAGCCGCACCAGCGCCACGCGCGCCGGGTCCAGCACGCCGCCGGTGGCGGCCTGACGGGTGCGCGTCACCATGGAGTCCAGCGCGTACGCGTCCATCACCACGTCCGCCAGCGCGGCCATGACCTCCTGGTGCTTGTCCAGCTCCGTGCCGAAGCTCTCCGCGGCCAGGCGCATGCCGTGGATGGCCAAGTGCTTGGCGCACTCCGCGGCGATCTCCTCGTGGGCCAGCGCGTCCTGGCGGCCCGCGCGGGGACGCTCGCCGCGGCCCAGCTCCTCCGCCACGGAGCGCGCCTGCGCGAACAGCGGCAGGTCGCCCTTCACGGCGCGCTTGAGCAGCATGCCGGTGATCAGCATGCGGTTGATTTCGTTGGTGCCCTCGAAGATGCGGTTGATGCGCGCGTCGCGGTAGGCGCGCTCCACCGGGTACTCCTCGATGTAGCCGGCGCCGCCGTGCACCTGCACCGCGTCGTCCACCAAGAAGCCGAGGGCCTCCGAGCCGAAGACCTTCATGATGGAGGCCTCGGTGGCGAACTCCTCCATCGCGGCGATGACGTGCGCGTCGTAGTCCGCGTCCGAGCGCTCCTTGGACGCAAGCCGCCCGTCCACCAGGCCCGCCGTGCGGTACGTCATGCTCTCCACCGCGTAGACGAGCGTGGCCATGCGCGCGAGCTTCTCGCGGATGAGCGGGAACGTGGCGATGGGCGCCTTGAACTGCTTGCGCTCCTGCGCGAACTTCAGCGCGCTCTGCAGTTGGAGCTTCATGCTCCCGATGACGCCCGCGCCCAGCTTCAGGCGGCCGTAGTTGAGGATGTTGAAGGCGATGCGGTGGCCCTTGCCCAGCTCGCCCAGCAGGTTCTCCACGGGAACCTGCGCGTCCTCGAAGTAGAGCGGGCACGTGGACGAGCCGCGGATGCCCATCTTGTGCTCCTCCGGGCCCACGGTGAGGCCCGGGGTGTCCTTCTCCACGATGAAGCCGGTGAACTTGTCGCCGTCCACCTGCGCGAAGACGACGAACACGTCCGCGAAGGCCGCGTTGGTGATGTAGAGCTTGGAGCCGTTGAGGACGTAGTGCTTGCCGTCCTGGGACTTCACCGCCTTCGTCTTCGCCCCGCGCGCGTCGCTGCCGCTGCCCTGCTCCGTCAGCGCGTACGCCGCCACCCACTCGCCCGTGGCCAGCTTGGGCAGGTACTTCGCCTTCTGCGCCTCGTTGCCGAACCACACGATGGGCAGCGACCCGATGCCGGTGTGCGCGCTGGACGTCACCGACCAGGAGCCCAAGAGGCTCATGGCCTCCGCGAGCAGGAGCGACGTCGTCTTGTCCAGGCCCGTGCCGCCGTAGGTCTCCGCGATGTCCACGCTCAAGAGGCCCAGGTCGCCCGCGCGGCGCAGGAGGTCGCGCAGGAGCGCGTTGTCCTTGCCCTCGATGCGCGTGGCCTG
The sequence above is drawn from the Corallococcus sp. NCRR genome and encodes:
- a CDS encoding acyl-CoA dehydrogenase family protein, whose product is MVAATEPASRPQDVLAGGTFLFQEVGSTRILTPEGFSEEQRLFFKTALQFCREQVLPQATRIEGKDNALLRDLLRRAGDLGLLSVDIAETYGGTGLDKTTSLLLAEAMSLLGSWSVTSSAHTGIGSLPIVWFGNEAQKAKYLPKLATGEWVAAYALTEQGSGSDARGAKTKAVKSQDGKHYVLNGSKLYITNAAFADVFVVFAQVDGDKFTGFIVEKDTPGLTVGPEEHKMGIRGSSTCPLYFEDAQVPVENLLGELGKGHRIAFNILNYGRLKLGAGVIGSMKLQLQSALKFAQERKQFKAPIATFPLIREKLARMATLVYAVESMTYRTAGLVDGRLASKERSDADYDAHVIAAMEEFATEASIMKVFGSEALGFLVDDAVQVHGGAGYIEEYPVERAYRDARINRIFEGTNEINRMLITGMLLKRAVKGDLPLFAQARSVAEELGRGERPRAGRQDALAHEEIAAECAKHLAIHGMRLAAESFGTELDKHQEVMAALADVVMDAYALDSMVTRTRQAATGGVLDPARVALVRLYAMESTARVFERTRRALCATLKGDALTLELKRLSALDAFTPYDPAELRETIVTGLEEAGGYPYNPL